tgtgatataaacatcagacaaacactaataaaaaccagagggcagcagatcatgtgaaaatataattttggtgtcattctcaaaacttctggccatgactgtagtttactgtgcacaattctgttgacaggttccctttaattatggaGTTTACATCACAAGAGATGCGACTGGGCCGACGACTATCCGCCACGTGGGATACGCCGGGGCCGACAACTTTCTGCCACGTGGGTTCCGTCGGGGCTGACCACTATTAGCCACGCCGGATACGCCGAGGCCGACCACTATCCGCCATACGGGGTACTCTGGGACTGATATACATACATTACAAATTTAAAATATTTGGAAGTGAAATTATGGGCTATCCACAtgctcacacacatgcacgcttGCACACATGCGCACTGAAAGACAGGAAAAACACAGGCACtctcacacacatgcacgctcaaagacaagaaaaacacacgcacacatgcacacttGCACACATGCATGCGCACACTTAAGAAAACACACATAGGCAAACACATACTCAGGAAAACACAGatacacacccaggaaaacacacatgcacccaggaaaacacacacacaaccaggGAAACACACACAGACTCATAGAAAAACGCACATACCCAGGAAAACACATACTCTAACCTGCCATGTTTAATTTGTCAAATCCCCCCCCTGCTACTTAGCACAGCAAATGTTGAGATGGGTAACTGGAGAGGTTACCTGGAGTGTGCTGGGCAATGGCCACACAGGGCAGTTATCTCACCTTGTCCTGCtatcctgtgctgctgctctggaagctgctgctcctccccctccaggtccTGACTAATCCAACATTGTAGCAGATCTGAACACAGAAGAGGAGGATGCTGTGCACTTCTTAGTTGTGTGCTAGGAGCTGCCCCATCTCACCGCTTTGTACACATTACTGAATCCGGCCATGGCTCCAGCCACATGTGCACGCAGTGTGTTCCACCCCCCGTCATGCTACACAACTGGGTGCCTGAAAAATTAAAGGGGCCGCCAGCCGGATAACGGGCTGGTGGCCCCACAAGAGGTGTCATACCGTGGCCCACCGGGCAAATGCAATCAGGACCTGGGCTGCAGTCAGTCCCGTTTATCACCAACTTGGTCTGGCTGTCTCCTATCTCTAGAACTCAGCTCAAGTCCTGTCAATTTCCTTTCATTAGGACACCTTGCCTGCTGCTCACCAAAGTGAAATTCCATCCCTTCGATCAGGCCTCTAGACCTGCTGCTCATTCGAGTGAACTTCCTTCCCTTtaattaggacacctgacctgctgCTCACCGAAGAGTTCCATCACTTTAATTAGGCCTCCTGGCCTGCTGCTTCCTAGAGTGAAGTATTGTCCCTTTAATTAGACCACCTGGCCTGCTGCTCATCCAAGCAAAGTTTTGACCCTTTAGTTAGGCCTCTTGGCCTGCTGCCTACCCTAACAAATTTCAATCCCTTTAATTAGGTCACCTTGCCTGTTTCATACCATGATGAAGTTCCATCCCTTTAATAGAACCTCCTGGCATTCTGCTCACCCAAGTGAAGTTTTGTCCCTTTACTTAGGCCTACTGGCCTATTGTTCACCCTTTAATTAGACCCACCTGCCTGCTACTCACCTGAGCTAATTTCTGtcccattaattaggcctcctggcCTGCTGCTCACCCAAGCAAATTTATGTCCCTTTATTCAGGATCACTCAAATTCCCTGTTCCTTGAAGAGGAACCTGACCACTGTACAAGTCCAATATTGAAGGTAGTCATAAGTCTCTAGCCACACTTTTATAGGATTCAGCTATAAGCCAGTTCACAAGACACTTCATATGTGGCTCAATGCAAGTTTGGGCAATGACTGACTTCTGCCCTAACCGATGGGGCCTTTTGTATTTTCTTGCTGTGTCACTGCAAATCAAGTGTTCCTATTCATCTAGCTTTTTCCTTCTTTCCATTCAATCAGTAATTCTCCTTTTGGTTCCTACATTCTTTTTCAGTTCCTGTGGAGACATGGGAGTCAGCTGGTGCTCTAGTTCGCTAGCctgaaaccacatggaccagggctcatcccactggacGCCCACTCTTCTTTTACAgttggcataatactactcagacaacacagggtgagggcaaAACAGTTTGGCAGTACTttactgaaccacaaaacaggcaaacaccacatagaacaatcccagcaaaatacccaatatGGTGTAAAATTACAGTCTCACCATTCCGCTGACTCACCAGGATTAGAGCAGccatgacttcagagcttccagggctgactaacACCACCTGTGGCTTGCACAGAGAAAAGGTAACGACAaggttaggaagctgacagtccattgatgtaCAAGGTCAATAGACCAGaggtgtccctcatgatggagccatgatctggcagctatcctgtagaattttcctggctgtggttttgtaaagagtctatgGTTCTTTGGATCTATTGGATGTCCTGTTACAAAGGCATATCCCCTGTTTATAGTTCATAGCTGATCTAGAAGCTATCATTCACAGGTCAAGGGGAAGGGTTGATGAGATTAACTCACCTTATTTGATTATTTATAGTTTAACcttcagggtatgttcacacgttcctgatttccctgcggatttttccgcagctgtttttgaaaatccgcagtgcaaaatcaatgcggttttcactgcggattttcatgcgttttcttctgcggattcctctgcgggttttcaactgcactttcctattggtgcaggctgaaaaccgctgcggaatctgcagaaagaattgacatggtacttctttttttccgcagcgtttccgcgcggttttttaagggaaattcaggatcatgtgcacagcaggttTTGTTTtacatagggttacattgtactgtacaccacatggaaaacggctgtggatccgcagcaaaaaccacaccgtgtgaacatagcctcaatgTTTATAAGTCAAtaaactgcatggcctggtataatgtgtaatcacCATATAAGCAAACATCATTGTTTAGTGATGCTGGATCCCAGATTTTCAAAGATAACAGTACAGTGAACTGCAGGAGCTGATATTAGAGGTAATTAACAACCATTCATCAACTTACAGATATCAATTTAACACAAGAAGAATGATCATAAAGACAAAAGTCtatgcctcctggcttactgaagaTAGACATTTGGATAATTAAGATTACATGCTGTGTCGTCACAGTTCCCATCCCTACATTCTCTGGTCAGCAGATAGTAGCGTTCATTCACAAAAGCTTCACTGTACATTACTATTGCATGAGTTACTCCCTTACACATGTATATCACATGGGTGTCACAGGAACATAGAAAACGGACATACAAATAAAAACTAATTATAAAAGGattagtattaaagggaatctgttagcaggttttgctatttaatctgaaaaCAGATGGAGATAGAGTATGAAATACACATTTCAATAATGTGTCACTTATTAAATTTAAAATTAAGGTTTCATCATCATCAGGTAATTATCATTGCTGTCACGAGTTGCTAGGCCAACTCTGACCCCTCCTACGATAAGCAGCTCACGGTCAATAGATATTGTAAATAGAGAGTCTGGTGTGGGCGgaggcagctttctcagctctgctgcatgctacatctaaaaactctcatTATGTCAGAaccactgcacccagtaaactaagtgatacattgctggaatcagggtcttttccctacattatgctgctctgagaTGTTGTAGTAAAAACGTTCTCACAGATTCACTTAAATTACGGGTTTAGGTCAGTGATCGGGATGTAACCAATCTCTATACCACCCATCTTTACATTCCAACTCTGTCTTCCTTTTTTCTGGAAGTCTCAATTTGCAATTATCTACTTCTTTTCTCTTGCTTTACAGAGTTATTCTTATCTTGTATTTTTATGGTACAGCCACAATAGGATACATGGTAAAGTTAGAATATGGACTTCTTATTTCTTTGAGTTATGGCTCTATTTGACACCATAGAAGTGACGGCAGCATAAATGTAAAAATTGTAAAGGTTGCCCATCCCCCCTGACTACAAACCATCAGCAGCTTTCCCAGTAGAGTGTAGTCAGCTAATAAAGATACATTTTGCAGTAGTATATAGTTAAAGTATCTGGAGTTTGGTGGTTGTTAGTGATGGATACTGAAATCCCTGACTCAAGTAGAGTCTCTGGCACGTGCAGATCATGTGAATaaggtataataaaaaaaaaagatctttctccattttgaaagccatAGTGACGAATGTTTGCTATGTTAGTTAATTGCACATTGTTGTCTTTAGCAAGTTCTATTAATAATTGTATTCCTCAGGAGAAACTTGGCAGTGAATGAAGCAATGTGAATGTCGCTTAACAAATTGTGCCACATGGGTGTTGCCAGTTTGCAGCACATTTGTGAAAATTAGAACTTTCTATTTTGCCATTACAGAAGGACAGGATTCCTGCGAGCTGGAAACTTTTAAAGATGTGTCTTGTTTCTTGGGTCCAGCCCTTTCTGGAATGGTTCCCTACTCTTCCTGTTGATATATATATGCCAATGTAATGCCTCCTGAGTAAATAGCAGGGACCAAGGCAAAGAACAAACATCCTGATCCTGCTCCGATTTCTACTTACAGCACAATGAGGAATGAAATTTGCTCTTTAGCGTTTGTCCGGGCTGTATTTTCAGAATTTGTAGCCACTTTAATATTTGTATTTTTGGGATTGGGGTCTGCCCTAAATTGGCCATCAGCTCTCCCCAGTGTACTACAAATTTCCATAGCTTTTGGCCTTGCCATTGGCACCTTGGTACAAATATTTGGACATGTAAGCGGGGCCCATATAAATCCAGCCGTCACGATAGCGTTCCTTTTGGGGTCTCACATCTCTATTCTGCGTGCAGTATTCTATATAGTTGCCCAGCTTGTTGGAGCAATTGCAGGAGCTGGTATCCTATATGGAGTGGCTCCAAGTCACATCCGTGGGCACCTGGCCATTAATCAGGTACGTATTAACTGAATATTTGTGATTTTGTATGAATGTGTCCTTCTAAATATAAAAAATCCATCAAATCTAACCAAAAGGTATCACTAGTGTCTGAGTGTGGGGATAGTGGTCACAAGAGGTTTTCCATATGGGAAATAGCAggacaggattttttttttgatGATTACATCTTTTTCTATTTCCAATGTAGCAAAGTAGTTATTCAAGTAAAAAAATCATAATTCTTTAAAAGTTCAGTTAAAATCATATTGTTGGAAAATAGTTCTCTCTAAGACGTCCTGCTTAACATTGTATATAGATTttcaacaaaaatatatataattatcaCTTGGATGGGAAATTCTATGTTGATAGCAAGTGGTCCTGCTGATGATCTGGAAGATATAAATTATTGCAAGGATAAATATATAATGaagacatagatgatagatagattagagatatatagatggatagataatagatagatagatagataaatagatagatagataaatagatgatagataatgaagagatagatagatagatagatagatagatagatagatagatgatagatagatagataattaagagatagatagatagatagatagatagatagatagatagatagtgaagagatagatagatagatagatagatagatgatagataatgaggagatagatagatagtgaagagatagatagataaatagatgatagataatgaggagatagatagataaatagatgatggatagataatgaagagatagatagatagatagatagatagatagatagatagatagatagatagatagatagatagatagatagatacaattcaCAAATTTTGGCAATTTTATAATGAATCTGTCATTTTGGACATGGTTAGTTATGCAAATAAGGTTTTAGACCAATTTATGAAttgacactttaaaaaaaaaaaaagttaaaaaaattgcaATCTCGCCCAAGGGAATGGTGTAAAAAGTGGAGCAATATTTGAAGGCAGAAGTGTGGAGTTttaaaatgtgccaaatttatGCAACCTTGTGAAATACTTTGATGAGTTTGGCACAAATTATGGCCACGTGGCGAAATGATTGTGAAGAGTCCTCTCGTCACAACTTCCCTCCTTGAAGTGTATAATATTCTCATTGAATCTCCTGCATTCGTGTGTTTGGAGATCTCGGGAACCGCAATGAGACTCGTTCTTTCCTTGTCACCATATGCTTTGTATTTTCCCTGCATCGTACATATGTGATACGTGGTGAACGCTGCAAACATTACATACTTCACATATAATGGACGCTCACTGTCGCATAATACTGATGAGCGATTCATCAGAAGGAATATGAGCGATTTACAGCATTTGTGTTACTCACTGATTAATTTTGCGCATGAGGGGAAATGTCTAATTAGAGTTATCTAGATGATTCCCTGAAAGATAATTGCAGTGTATTATATGAAGAGTCAATTAATTATAATTATAGTTTATTCTTCTAATAGCAGAATGGGGCTGCCAGGATTAATCAAGCCTGCAAGATATATGCTAACAATTTCCCCCTTGCAGGTATCGCTGGGATCCTCGGGTCTGGCCATGGTTGTGGAGCTGGTACTGACATTCCAGCTGGTCCTCTGCATCTTCGCATCCACAGACAGCAGACGAAATGACAATGTAGGGTCACCCGCTCTGTCCATTGGGCTCTCTGTGACTCTGGGACATCTCCTGGGGGTAAGATAACTGTGACTGCATTAACAATATGGAATGAAATATTTGTCTAAAAGGGAAAGTTTTATCTAAGTAATTATTTAATGACCTTGATATACGGTATTTATACGGAAAATAAAATAGGCAAAATTAACactgcaaaaaaatgggaaaaaggcAGATTCACTTTCTGCATGTAAAATAGAAAAAAGCAATGGGTAATATCTTTTTTTGTTCTCTCTGGTTAATAATGGGGGGCTATGAGTAGGGGACCCTCGTATATGACATTTAGAAACCTTTAAGAAGCTCTCTTATAAAGTTTTTTTCCTTTTTACCATATCTATGCATACGTGCATGTAGTGTAGTgttagtgtattaatatactcacctactgccgtCTTCTCCAGTATCCAGCgccattctgctcctcttctgagtgacgtcaccgctcttcagaccaTTCGGATCACTCTATGCATGATTggtaagtctcttttacaatgtaagtctatggagccttgttctcactctccatagacttacattataaAAGTCACTTCAGGGTCACACAGAGCGGAGTGAGACCCTGAGAGTcagcagagtggtgacatcactgagaagaggagcagaacagacCTGGATAgctgagtaggtgagtataatatcacACCCTACACTTCATACACATGTACACAGATTTAGTGCAATAGTTCTTGGGAGGCTTCTTTAATAGGACGTTGCATTCACTAGACAACCACTTTCAGTAAAGAATTCTTAACTTTTTAAATACAGAATAGATAACATTTTATGTTAATAATTCTTTAATTTTTCTTATAATTGGTTCGCTAATTCTTTGCAGACAGCAATTTCTtaatttcttttattatttttttgtgctattttgaaTCAAAATGAGATAATGAAAGTGAAGGAAGGCAAAGAAAAGATGCACTAATTATGCATTAGTTATACAGAAATACCACAATACCTCAAATATTCCCACTATACTGTATGTATTCAATATTACGTGCAGGGTTTATCAGTGAGGAATGTCCGGAATTTTCTATTACTCTGTATTTGGTAATTTTAAGACGCTCTTCACTGCTCTTCTAcatgtccaggaggaattcaacaTGTTCATTCAAATATTATGGCAATGattcatagttttttttttcttcctgtcgAATTCGTTCTCATTTTTGTGTCAAATTATTCAAAATGGTTCAGTTGGGTTGATGAGTTTTGCACAAAATCAAAGATACTTTAATTTTGCCTTTTgccatttttggtgctttttttagaGCTAAACTATGCATGATTCTTTAAAATGTTGCATGTCAGGACATGTGAAGTTGtttcgtatttggtcagtatttgacctcagtttttgtaagtcaaaaccaggagcagAACAATCAGAggtaagatactgaccaaatactgaatgtgggacCGTGGTCTTAGTTACCAATTGTGCTAAAATATAATTAGGCTGCGTTCCCACAATgatattttggtgcgtttttgacatTGCGTTTTGCTACACTTTCGTGGGTCCCATTGGCGCGTACATCCGAATCCCGTTTTATGGGGGGTTTGAACGCTAGCCCTAATGGGATCCACAAATGTATAACTAAATGCAATGTGAACGCAAATTAAAAAATAGCTGCCAATATAATCTTTTACTCATGAAATGGAAAAAGACAATGATGAATTGGGACCTATATTTTTTTCTATTGGGTTTCATTATTGTACATCAAGAAATTCATGTGAAATAAAATTTATGTTGGTTTTCATTATTACTATTTGAGCAATTGCAGACTTTTGATATCCATCTTCTCCTCACATTGTGTTACGATTCTCTCATCCTCCTATCAcattatgatcacactctgatcaaactccgaTTCTCACGAATGTGAGAATTTATGGCTGTCTCCACTTGTCCCTTATATTAATTATGTAGTTTAATTTTTTTCTTGACACTACAACAAAAAGAAACAGCACCTCTCTGAAGGATAGATGGTGTGTGATCACTTGAATGACTTCTGAAACAACCTATATACAAGATTTGGtgctgttttttggggggttttggtgGAGGGAACCTTTCTTTCTCATCTCATAGAAACTCAAATTTCTTGTCAGTGAATAGATATTCAAGTGATTAAAGGGGTATATTAATCTacagaatatgccataaatgtatggGAGATAAGGGATCCACCAGTGGGACCTGCATCTATCTTGAAAATGGGGCCCTGATCACTGACTACTTCTTCATTAAATGTAGTGCGGTGAAGATCCTTTCTCAGGGTAATTATGTTTTGCTCGGTGGGACCTGCATCTGCCATAGTTTTACTCGGTTTTATCATTTTCTGTAAGAATTTGCTGTCTTTCCAGTCACTGCTGTACAAGTTTGATCattttaatatatacttaccttgtaatgtcttcacatcctgttccttccagatgtgtccggaacccagaattccaagcggcggaagttcactgaccgccatattgggacaaccaagtgatgggtgtctcaatatgtaaactgctggtggtaccagcctcttgcgcggtaccatcagtggaacaccgtcgcaccacacacactgtatatgccgtacacaccacacacacacgcacacactgtatatgctgtatacagcctcttgcacggtaccaccagcggaaaacTGTCGCGAACACACCACCAGGATCAGAAGAATGAACCACtgactgccatctttgtacaggaggagcgcatgcacagttttaatgtgaccgccattatctgtctgcacaaagacggcggcggtctgatttactgcgcctgcaggAATTCcgcacaggtgcagtgaatcatttggctgatcctggcggcagatgcatgacgtgtctacaggcagaggaaaccggtcacattaaaggggttttcccatgaacgaaagctcattttaaaaattgtctgtgtctgactgtataCTTAGCATACCACAtcttctgggcaggggaggaagaaaaagacaatactgacattagagcatgggatcacagaggattcattttgtcaggtaaaatattttactgactgtttttaaacaatattttacctctcctgttgtaatgtcagtattgtcttttgcttcctcccctgcccatgagctgtggtatgttctgtaaatggtgagacacagacaatttttaaaatgaactttcgttcatgggaaaacccctttaaaaagcaaatatcattgccaacatggctcctcctaaagagTACGCCAATGaacatgaaaggaaagcagcaaaggcacaatgtgAGTGAGCACATGGGAGGGAGATTCTCaaagctgcaaagcctgcccccatcgtgacatggcCACCCTCCCaatgtgatagcatcgggcctccatcttaaATGACATAAGTTAATCTGTCACTGCGATGTGAGAAACAATGGTTGGTTGCCCAACTTGAGATCTGCATTTACAAAGAGTGGCATATAGTGTTTTGTTTTCTGCGGTCTCAAGGTGTCTGCTGACGATATTTATCATAGAGTTTGTGCACAGTATGAAGAAATTTGGAAACCAAAGAAGAGGACTGCTACCCAAAGTTTGTTGCATAACATTGCACATCCGCAAACCTCTGCCCCACTGTCAACACTCTCTAAAAACTATGTTTTGAAGTGTGAAAGCATGCTCGCTCTAGTCTTGATCCTACCCATTGGATTATGTTTAGTACCCCACGAAAATCCAACAATGATGAAAAGTCATGTCTGTTGAAGAGGTGAAAACCTAAGTACTTTCACAGCTCAGTCTAAAACATTTTTAATGAGGGAATAAGAAAGCTTGATCTCAGATTgacaaaatatattaaaaagcaAGGAGATTATGTTGAAAATGCATTTTATGAAAGGCAATTAAAATAAATTGTAAAGCTAAAGTGTGGATAATTTAAATAAAATCAGTATTTAGTTAAGCATGGTGGAAGCCTTCAAAAGAGCATCAAAACATCTATTCCTCTAGGTATGCTTGAACAAAGTCAGGGATTTTGAATGATTATAG
The Ranitomeya imitator isolate aRanImi1 chromosome 3, aRanImi1.pri, whole genome shotgun sequence genome window above contains:
- the LOC138670991 gene encoding aquaporin-5-like; translated protein: MRNEICSLAFVRAVFSEFVATLIFVFLGLGSALNWPSALPSVLQISIAFGLAIGTLVQIFGHVSGAHINPAVTIAFLLGSHISILRAVFYIVAQLVGAIAGAGILYGVAPSHIRGHLAINQVSLGSSGLAMVVELVLTFQLVLCIFASTDSRRNDNVGSPALSIGLSVTLGHLLGIYFTGCSMNPARSLGPAAITGIFKDQWVFWIGPIIGGILASLLYNFVLFPCNKSLSDRISILIGTYEPEEETWENKQDNKRQSVELYSAHPLPKVTEKF